A genome region from Arthrobacter sp. SLBN-100 includes the following:
- a CDS encoding class I SAM-dependent methyltransferase — protein MTLIDHNETAAAPVREHNAGGKVSDHAPPHYAAAWTATGVPASPATIDADVWPEVAQPPSGAKAVVAGKAAGLLFKGAVKRLPLRVEYPDGIVLGNGGPDAPVMVMVRPQAFEARIGDNGLIGLGESFMAGDWEASNLAGVLEVFAASVDTLIPAPLQKLRALYLPRTPRQERNAEANTRSNISRHYDLSNSLFSNFLDSTMSYSSALFPAEAGQLGSVGWEALAAAQRAKIDRLLDKAGVGEGTRLLEIGTGWGELALRAAARGATVYSVTLSSEQQALAQERIAAAGYADRVTVALQDYRAVEGEYDAVVSVEMVEAVGYEYWPIYFQTIDRVLAPGGKVAIQAITMPHGRMLATRNAYTWVHKYIFPGGFLPSVRAIESVTQQHTTLRVRERTGMGDHYAATLRLWEERFLARSQAVGELGFDAVFQRMWLFYLCYSRAGFQSGYLDVQQVVLDRREVQL, from the coding sequence ATGACACTGATTGATCACAACGAAACGGCTGCAGCTCCTGTCAGGGAACACAACGCTGGAGGCAAGGTTTCGGACCACGCCCCACCGCACTATGCCGCAGCCTGGACGGCGACGGGAGTGCCGGCGTCGCCCGCCACCATCGACGCCGACGTATGGCCGGAAGTTGCGCAGCCGCCGTCGGGCGCCAAAGCTGTTGTGGCAGGCAAGGCCGCAGGCCTCCTCTTCAAGGGGGCCGTAAAGCGACTGCCCCTGCGCGTTGAGTACCCGGACGGCATAGTCCTGGGCAACGGCGGGCCTGACGCCCCGGTGATGGTGATGGTCCGGCCCCAGGCGTTCGAAGCCCGGATCGGTGACAACGGCCTGATCGGGCTGGGGGAGTCCTTCATGGCGGGGGACTGGGAAGCGAGCAACCTGGCCGGCGTCCTCGAAGTATTTGCCGCCTCGGTGGACACGCTGATCCCCGCGCCGCTGCAGAAACTGCGGGCCCTGTACCTGCCGCGCACGCCCCGGCAGGAAAGGAACGCCGAGGCGAACACGCGGAGCAACATCTCGCGGCACTACGACCTCTCCAACAGCCTGTTCTCGAACTTTCTCGACTCCACGATGAGCTACTCGTCGGCCCTGTTTCCGGCTGAGGCAGGACAGCTGGGGTCCGTGGGGTGGGAGGCGCTGGCGGCGGCGCAGCGGGCAAAAATCGACAGGCTGCTGGACAAGGCCGGTGTGGGTGAAGGCACCCGGCTGCTGGAAATCGGCACCGGCTGGGGTGAGCTGGCACTGAGGGCAGCAGCGCGCGGGGCGACTGTCTACAGTGTCACCCTCTCCAGCGAGCAGCAGGCACTCGCGCAGGAGCGGATCGCTGCGGCGGGTTACGCCGACCGGGTGACGGTGGCGCTCCAGGACTATCGCGCGGTGGAAGGCGAGTACGACGCTGTGGTGTCCGTAGAGATGGTCGAGGCCGTCGGCTACGAATACTGGCCCATCTACTTCCAGACCATCGACCGTGTCCTGGCGCCCGGCGGGAAGGTGGCCATCCAGGCGATCACCATGCCACACGGCCGGATGCTGGCCACCCGGAACGCCTACACCTGGGTGCACAAGTACATCTTCCCCGGCGGCTTCCTGCCCTCCGTCCGGGCCATCGAGAGCGTCACCCAGCAGCACACCACGTTGCGCGTGCGCGAGCGGACGGGCATGGGGGACCACTACGCGGCCACCCTGCGGCTGTGGGAGGAACGGTTCCTTGCGCGCTCGCAGGCGGTGGGGGAGCTGGGCTTTGATGCGGTGTTCCAGCGGATGTGGCTGTTCTACCTCTGCTACTCCCGGGCCGGCTTCCAGTCGGGCTACCTGGATGTGCAGCAGGTGGTGCTGGACCGCCGGGAGGTCCAGCTCTAG
- a CDS encoding DUF1365 domain-containing protein has translation MSATIYRTSISHVRHTPLKNSFTYRSYSWFLDVDELPRLPFLLRPLAVFRAGDHLGDPDATIRSNVERYLRTQGIEPDGGPIHMLTSARVFGYVFNPLTLFWCHRADGGLGSVVAEVHNTYGERHCYLLRTDPSGRASVPKAFYVSPFNDVDGQYRMKLPAPGERLAVSIVLEREGHRPFIATVDGKRRPATLRNILAAAFTVPAAPLLVSALIRIQGITLWARRLPVIARPHHPSQEAVQ, from the coding sequence ATGAGTGCCACCATTTACCGCACCTCGATTTCCCACGTGCGGCACACCCCCTTGAAGAACTCGTTCACGTACCGCAGCTACAGCTGGTTCCTCGACGTTGATGAGCTCCCGCGGCTCCCGTTCCTGCTGCGGCCATTGGCCGTGTTCCGGGCCGGGGACCATCTGGGCGATCCGGACGCAACCATCCGCAGCAACGTGGAGCGGTACCTGCGCACGCAGGGGATAGAGCCCGACGGCGGCCCTATCCACATGCTGACCAGCGCCAGGGTCTTCGGTTATGTTTTCAATCCGCTCACTTTGTTCTGGTGCCACCGGGCGGACGGCGGACTGGGGTCCGTGGTTGCCGAAGTCCACAACACTTACGGCGAGCGGCACTGCTACCTCCTCAGGACGGACCCGTCCGGGCGTGCCTCCGTTCCCAAGGCGTTCTACGTTTCACCCTTCAACGACGTGGACGGGCAATACCGGATGAAGCTGCCTGCACCGGGGGAGCGGCTGGCCGTGTCCATCGTCCTGGAGCGCGAAGGCCACCGGCCGTTCATCGCGACCGTGGACGGCAAGCGGCGGCCCGCCACCCTGCGGAACATCCTGGCTGCGGCGTTCACAGTTCCGGCCGCGCCGCTGCTGGTGTCCGCCCTCATCCGGATACAGGGCATTACCCTCTGGGCAAGGCGCCTGCCCGTCATCGCCCGGCCACACCACCCCTCACAGGAGGCAGTTCAATGA
- a CDS encoding NAD(P)/FAD-dependent oxidoreductase has translation MSPDPAVSGGGRRRVAVIGSGVAGLTAAYVLNRQDDVTLFEADSRLGGHAHTHDMPQPDGSVLGVDTGFIVHNERTYPTLLRLFAELGVETQASEMSMSIRCDGCGLEYAGARDGARGIIARPSSLLRGRYLLMLLEVTRFYRKARALLNMAPVSAASPDGAVPEVTLGEFLQRENFSPYFVSHFMTPVVSAVWSCDPTTALAYPARYLFTFLGHHGLLDVKGSPQWRTVTGGSARYVEKLAATLPDVRLNTPVIGIRRNVLGIELVTEAGVEDFEAVVIATHPAQALGFLADATPDEKEALGGMPYSVNHTVFHRDPAVLPTADNAKASWNYRLPSCEARPDKVLVSYDLTRLQRLSPVDGKRYLVSLGESGLISDDAVLERMVYEHPQYTPESVRAQQAIAALSDSRIAYAGAYLGWGFHEDGALSGVRAAEKLGRQWAPVLPIDGPGLSEDGERELAAAADPS, from the coding sequence TTGTCACCTGACCCAGCAGTAAGCGGCGGCGGACGACGGCGGGTGGCCGTCATCGGCAGCGGCGTCGCGGGCCTCACGGCCGCCTATGTCCTCAACCGGCAGGACGACGTGACCCTTTTCGAGGCGGATTCGCGGCTGGGCGGGCACGCCCACACCCATGACATGCCGCAACCGGACGGCTCGGTGCTGGGTGTGGACACCGGCTTCATCGTCCATAACGAGCGGACCTACCCGACGCTGCTGCGGCTTTTTGCCGAGCTGGGGGTGGAAACGCAGGCCTCCGAAATGAGCATGTCCATCCGCTGCGACGGCTGCGGCCTGGAATACGCCGGCGCCCGCGACGGTGCCCGCGGAATCATCGCCCGCCCCTCCAGCCTGCTGCGGGGCCGCTATCTCCTGATGCTGCTGGAGGTCACCCGCTTCTACCGGAAAGCCCGCGCACTGCTGAACATGGCCCCCGTTTCCGCGGCCAGCCCGGACGGGGCAGTTCCCGAGGTGACCCTGGGTGAGTTCCTTCAGCGTGAAAACTTCAGCCCCTACTTCGTCTCCCACTTTATGACCCCTGTGGTGAGCGCCGTCTGGTCCTGCGACCCCACCACGGCCTTGGCCTACCCCGCCCGCTACCTCTTCACGTTCCTTGGCCACCACGGATTGCTGGACGTTAAGGGTTCTCCGCAGTGGCGGACGGTGACCGGCGGCTCCGCACGGTACGTGGAGAAGCTGGCGGCCACCCTGCCGGATGTCCGGCTCAACACCCCTGTCATCGGCATCCGCCGGAACGTACTGGGGATCGAACTGGTGACGGAAGCGGGCGTGGAGGATTTCGAGGCCGTTGTCATTGCCACCCATCCGGCCCAGGCGCTCGGATTCCTGGCCGATGCCACGCCGGATGAAAAGGAGGCACTCGGCGGGATGCCGTATTCCGTCAACCACACCGTGTTCCACCGCGATCCTGCCGTCCTGCCCACCGCTGACAACGCCAAGGCATCCTGGAACTACCGGCTTCCGTCCTGTGAAGCCCGTCCGGACAAGGTCCTGGTCAGCTACGACCTGACCCGCCTGCAGCGGTTGAGCCCTGTGGACGGCAAGCGCTACCTGGTGAGCCTGGGGGAGTCCGGACTCATCTCCGATGACGCAGTGCTGGAGCGGATGGTCTACGAGCACCCCCAGTACACACCGGAATCGGTGCGGGCCCAGCAGGCAATCGCCGCACTCAGCGACTCCCGTATCGCCTATGCGGGTGCCTACCTGGGCTGGGGGTTCCATGAAGATGGCGCACTTTCGGGCGTCCGTGCCGCCGAGAAGCTTGGCCGGCAATGGGCTCCCGTCCTGCCCATTGACGGGCCCGGCTTATCCGAGGACGGAGAGCGGGAGCTTGCCGCCGCCGCGGATCCTTCATGA
- a CDS encoding LysR family transcriptional regulator: MVNPVHLKTLLEVTRLGSFAAAAATLGYTASAVSQQMSALERDTGVVLFQRSARSVVPTEAAVVMTRHAAKVLTDIEALMAAASKTQDSAHQELRLGIFPSLATFVLPRILKNPTWKNLGIDLKVSVAEPGQTIQGLRTGGDLDLAVVFQVGQTGFAWPNTINRQWIGDDDFRVVLPAGWGFRADAKVAADHLSEMPWIMHHPGTSDAMVIERLFAGCNLHPRVVAHSDDFHASLEMAAAGLGAALVPELALRNKPAGVVVLDVPEIRLARNVFALLINDRKTARVQLFVDLLAETFAGMRRAVN, translated from the coding sequence GTGGTAAATCCGGTACACCTGAAGACCCTCCTGGAGGTCACGCGGCTGGGCTCGTTCGCGGCCGCCGCGGCAACGCTTGGCTACACCGCCTCGGCAGTCTCCCAACAGATGTCCGCGCTGGAACGTGACACCGGCGTGGTCCTCTTCCAGCGCTCGGCACGCAGCGTGGTGCCCACGGAAGCCGCCGTCGTGATGACCCGGCACGCCGCGAAGGTGCTCACGGACATCGAGGCGCTGATGGCCGCCGCCTCCAAAACCCAGGATTCGGCCCACCAGGAACTGCGCCTGGGAATCTTCCCCAGCCTCGCCACCTTTGTCCTGCCGCGAATTCTGAAGAATCCGACGTGGAAGAACCTGGGGATCGACCTGAAGGTCTCCGTCGCTGAACCCGGCCAGACCATCCAGGGGCTGCGCACCGGTGGGGACCTGGACCTGGCAGTGGTTTTCCAGGTAGGCCAGACCGGCTTCGCTTGGCCCAACACGATCAACAGGCAATGGATCGGCGACGACGACTTCCGCGTGGTGCTGCCCGCTGGCTGGGGGTTCCGGGCCGACGCAAAAGTGGCAGCCGACCACCTGTCCGAAATGCCCTGGATCATGCACCACCCGGGCACCAGCGACGCCATGGTCATCGAACGGCTTTTTGCCGGCTGCAACCTGCACCCCCGGGTAGTGGCCCACAGTGACGACTTCCATGCAAGCCTGGAAATGGCGGCGGCCGGGCTGGGCGCAGCACTGGTCCCCGAGCTTGCGCTGCGGAACAAGCCCGCCGGCGTGGTGGTGCTGGATGTCCCGGAAATCCGGCTGGCCCGCAACGTTTTCGCGCTGCTCATCAACGACAGGAAAACTGCCCGGGTACAGCTGTTCGTCGACCTGCTGGCCGAAACCTTCGCCGGGATGCGCAGGGCGGTGAATT